A window of Tatumella citrea genomic DNA:
CGGAGCAGGAAAAACCTGCCCCGCCGTTGCGGAATTATAGTTTTACCGGGCTGATATCCCAGATTTTCTCTGCATATTCACTGATGGTACGGTCGGACGAGAAATATCCCATATTGGCAATATTCAGTAAGGTCCGGCGTGCCCATTCATCTTTTTGCAGATACAGTTCATCGACTTTATCCTGGGTATCGACATAGCTACGATAGTCGGCCAACAACTGATAGTGATCCCCGAGGTTAACCAGACTGTCGAACAGATTATGATAACGTTTTGGCTCACCCGGGCTGAAGATTCCGGTGGCAATCTGCGTCAGCACACGGTGCAGTTCAGGGTCTTTATCATAATACTCATGCGGGTTGTAGCCGTTGCTCCGCAGTGCTTCAACCTGTGGTGTGGTATTACCAAATATAAAGATATTATCCTCACCGACATGTTCCAGTATTTCGACGTTAGCCCCGTCCAGGGTGCCGATAGTCAGCGCACCATTCAGGGCAAACTTCATATTACTGGTTCCCGACGCTTCGGTTCCCGCCAGAGAGATCTGCTCAGACAGATCCGCCGCCGGAATGATCAACTGTGCCAGACTGACACTGTAGTTAGGAATAAATACCACTTTCAGTTTTTCACGGGTACGGGGATCGTTGTTAATCACCGTGGCAACATCATTGATCAGGTGGATGATCTGTTTAGCCGCATAATAGGCCGAAGCTGCTTTACCGGCAAAAATCACGGTCCGTGGTACCACTTCCGCATCCGGATCATCAATAATCCGGTTGTAGCGGGTAATCACATGCAGCACATTCAGTAACTGACGTTTGTACTCATGAATACGCTTAATCTGCACATCGAACAGACTATGGGGATCGATCACTATTTCCAGTTTATCGGCAACGTAACCTGCCAAACGCTTTTTGTTGTCATGCTTGGCTTTCTGCAGTGCCTGCAGAAAACTTGGATAATCAATATCCTGCTTCAGTTCTTCCAACTGGCTTAAATCGGTACGCCAGTGCTGGCCAATGGCATCGTCCAGCAGATCGGAAAGCGGTTTGTTAGCCAGAGCCAGCCAGCGACGCGGTGTCACTCCGTTGGTCATATTCAGGAATCGATCCGGATACAGCCGCGCAAAATCGGCAAACAGTGACTGTACCATCAGATCAGAGTGCAGCGCGGATACCCCGTTCACCTTATGGCTGGCAATCACCGCCAGCCAGGCCATGCGAACACGGCGACCGTTATTCTCGTCGATTATCGATACACGACGTTTTAGGTCATCGTCGCCCGGCACTTTCTCTTCCACATCATTCAGGAAGTATTCATTAATTTCAAAAATGATCTGCAGATGACGCGGCAGAATTTTCCCCAGCATATCAACCGGCCAGGTCTCCAGCGCTTCGCTCATCAGTGTGTGGTTAGTATATGAGAATACTTTGCTGACCGTATCCCAGGCTTTCTGCCAGCTGAATTTGTGGTCATCAATCAGCAGTCGCATCAGTTCAGGAATCGACAGTACCGGATGGGTATCATTCAGGTGAATGGCAATCTTATCTGCCAGGTTATCGTAGGTCTGATGAGTGCGGTGATGGCGTTTAAGAATATCCTGCACCGTCGCCGATACCAGGAAATACTCCTGGCGTAACCGCAGTTCCCGCCCCGAATAGGTGGAGTCATCCGGGTAAAGTACCCGCGATACGTTCTCGGAGTGGTTTTTATCTTCCACCGCAGCAAAATAGTCGCCCTGGTTAAATTTACCGAGGTTAATTTCGTTACTGGCCTGAGCGCCCCATAGCCGCAGAGTATTCGTGGCATCAGTATCAAATCCGGGGATCACCTGGTCGTAAGCCACGGCGACAATTTCTTCGGTTTCCAGCCAACGGGTTTTTGAACCCTCGTGCTGCAAACGACCACCGAACCGGACTTTATAGCGGGTACTGTAACGCTGGAACTCCCACGGATTACCATACTCCAGCCAGTAATCCGGAGATTCTGCCTGCTGGCCATTGACTATCTTCTGGGCAAACATTCCGTATTCATACCGAATACCGTACCCGCCACCCGGTAACCCCAGGGTAGCCAGAGAATCAAGGAAACAGGCCGCCAGGCGACCTAAACCACCATTGCCCAATCCCGGATCGTTCTCCTCATCGATTAAATCTTCGAGGTCCAGACCCATTTCATCTAACGCTTTGCTGATATCATCGTACAACCCCAGTGCCAGCAAGGCGTTGGACAGGGTACGACCGATCAGAAACTCCATCGATAAATAGTAAACTTTGCGCACGTCCTGAGACTGTTGCGCCCGGTTTGATTTAAGCCAGCGTTCAACCATCCTGTCACGTACAGCAAACAGTGTGGCATTCAGCCAGTCGTGTTTTTTTGCAATGGCAGGATCTTTACCGAGAATAAACATTAGTTTATAAGCAATAGAATGCTTAAGAGCATCCACACTGACGGTTGGGGCGTTGTAAATAAACGGTGATGTCATAGCGTTGTATTCCTTAATGCTGTCGTGCAGTTTCACAAAACAAAACAGGTAAACGTTACAGGTAACCGTCAGTGAAACTCTGTTCCGGTTAAACGCTGATAAAGCTGCTGGTAAACGCGTGCAGCGACCGACCAGCTAAAATCCTGGCGCATTGCATGGCGCTGAACGTTGCGCCAGTGGCGTGGCCGGTTCCACAACACAAAAGCACGGCGGATAGCATTACTGATAGCTTTGCCGTTGCTCTCCTCAAACACAAAACCACTGGCCGTGTTATCCGCCAGATTTTCGATAGCACAATCCACCACGGTATCCGCCAGACCACCGGTACGTCTGACCAGAGGCAGGGTGCCATATTTAAGTCCGTATAGCTGAGTCAGCCCACAGGGCTCAAAGCGGCTTGGGACCATAATCACATCAGCACCGGCCATAATCCGGTGGGAAAATGCCTCGTGATACCCCAGTTGCACTCCAACCTGCCCCGGGTGTTCCGCTGCCGCGGCCAGAAAAGCCTGTTGCAGGGGAACATCCCCGGCCCCCAGTAATACCAACTGCCCGCCCTGAGAAAGCAACTCCGGTAACCCTTCCAAAACCAGATCCAACCCTTTCTGGCTGGTCAACCGACTCACCACCGCAAACAACAGCCGTGAGCTGTCAGTATCCAGCCCCATCGTCCGTTGCAACGAGGTTTTATTTTGCGCCTTGGCTTGCAAATACTCGTCGTTGTAGCGTGCTGCCAGTAAGGGATCATTGTCCGGATCCCAGATTTCCTCATCCACACCGTTCAGAATCCCGGTCAACCGTCCCTGTGACTGCCGTTCTGACAACAGGGCTTCCATGCCATAACCGTATTCCGGCCGGGTAATCTCCCGCGCATAGGTCGGACTGACCGTCGTAATATGGTCGGAATAAAACAGACCGGCTTTCAGAAATGAAATCTGCCCGTAAAATTCCAGTCCGTGCATCTGGAAAAAGTCATCGGGTAACCATAGCTGATGTAAATTATGAGCATAAAACAGCCCCTGATAAGCCAGATTATGTACCGTAAACACGGTTTTCACCGGATATCCGCGCGCCGCGATATAGGCAGAAGCCAGCCCTGCATGCCAGTCATGGGAGTGCACCACTTCCGGTCGCCACAAAAAATCAGCCCCGACGGCCAGTTCACAGGCCACCCAACCAAGCACTCCAAATCTCAGATGGTTATCACCATAAGCATTGAGTGACTGATCGTGGTATGGGCTGCCCGGCCGGTCATATAAGCCGGGCGCATCAATAATGTAGATACCCACGCCCTGAAAAATGCCGTAGCGTAATTCAACATATCCGGCAAAGGTGTCTATGCCCGCGACCCGGTGGGTTTCACCCAGTCCTTTTTTAATATCCGGAAATCCCGGAATCAGGACACGAACATCGTCACCAGCGGCAATCTGTGCCGCCGGTAATGCCCCGGCAACATCAGCCAGACCGCCGGTTTTCAGCAGCGGAAACAGCTCGGAACAAACATGTAATATACGCATTGGAGCTCCTGATTTGTCTCGCGTCAGGCAATCCGCATGGCGCGTTGTACAGTAATCCGGCGGGTACACCGCGCCTTATAATTTTTCCAGCATCCTGCGGGTCACCAGCACAATACCGCTTTCCGTACGGTGAAAACGGCGGCTGTCCTCTTCGGCATCTTCACCAATAACCATGCCTTCCGGTATCTGACAGGCGCGGTCAATAATGCAATGGCGCAGTCGGCAGGATCGGCCAATAACGACATCCGGTAACAGAATACTAGTGTCAATATTGCAAAATGAATTAATCCGCACGCGTGAAAATAAAACTGAATTCACCACCTCGGATCCGGAAACAATACAGCCACCGGACACTAACGAATTCAGCGTCATTCCATGTCGCCCGGAACGATCCTGAACGAATTTAGCCGGTGGCAAGGGTTCCATATGAGTGCGAATCGGCCAGTTGCTATCGTACATATCCAGTTCCGGAGTCACTGAGGCCAGATCGAGATTTGCGTGCCAGTAAGCATCCAGCGTACCCACATCACGCCAGTAAGGCGGCAGATCATCGCTGGAAGTCACGCAAGAAAGATTAAAAGAGTGCGCCCTGGCCTTACCTTCGCGGGTAATCAGCGGGATGATATCTTTACCAAAATCATGGCTGGACTGATCGTCTGCCAAGTCCTGCTCCAGTAAACGGAACAGATAAGCGGCGTTAAAGATATAGATCCCCATGCTGGCCAGGGACTTGTCCGGCTGTCCGGGGATGCCCGGCGGGTCAGCAGGTTTTTCAAGAAATGACAGGATCTGGCCATCTTCCGAGACATCCATAATGCCAAAAGCGCTGGCTTCCTGGCGCGGAACTTCTATACAGGCTACGGTGCACTCCCCGCCTTTTTCAACGTGGTCAATCAGCATCCGCGAATAATCCATTTTATAGATATGATCA
This region includes:
- the glgC gene encoding glucose-1-phosphate adenylyltransferase is translated as MTTLDINDRMMLARQLPGKSVALILAGGKGSRLHGLTAARAKPAVHFGGKFRIIDFALSNCLNSGIRRIGVITQYQSHTLVQHIQRGWSFLNEEMNEFVDLLPAQQRQSSGHWYRGTADAVCQNLDIIRRYRAEYIVVLAGDHIYKMDYSRMLIDHVEKGGECTVACIEVPRQEASAFGIMDVSEDGQILSFLEKPADPPGIPGQPDKSLASMGIYIFNAAYLFRLLEQDLADDQSSHDFGKDIIPLITREGKARAHSFNLSCVTSSDDLPPYWRDVGTLDAYWHANLDLASVTPELDMYDSNWPIRTHMEPLPPAKFVQDRSGRHGMTLNSLVSGGCIVSGSEVVNSVLFSRVRINSFCNIDTSILLPDVVIGRSCRLRHCIIDRACQIPEGMVIGEDAEEDSRRFHRTESGIVLVTRRMLEKL
- the glgA gene encoding glycogen synthase GlgA; this encodes MRILHVCSELFPLLKTGGLADVAGALPAAQIAAGDDVRVLIPGFPDIKKGLGETHRVAGIDTFAGYVELRYGIFQGVGIYIIDAPGLYDRPGSPYHDQSLNAYGDNHLRFGVLGWVACELAVGADFLWRPEVVHSHDWHAGLASAYIAARGYPVKTVFTVHNLAYQGLFYAHNLHQLWLPDDFFQMHGLEFYGQISFLKAGLFYSDHITTVSPTYAREITRPEYGYGMEALLSERQSQGRLTGILNGVDEEIWDPDNDPLLAARYNDEYLQAKAQNKTSLQRTMGLDTDSSRLLFAVVSRLTSQKGLDLVLEGLPELLSQGGQLVLLGAGDVPLQQAFLAAAAEHPGQVGVQLGYHEAFSHRIMAGADVIMVPSRFEPCGLTQLYGLKYGTLPLVRRTGGLADTVVDCAIENLADNTASGFVFEESNGKAISNAIRRAFVLWNRPRHWRNVQRHAMRQDFSWSVAARVYQQLYQRLTGTEFH
- the glgP gene encoding glycogen phosphorylase; this encodes MTSPFIYNAPTVSVDALKHSIAYKLMFILGKDPAIAKKHDWLNATLFAVRDRMVERWLKSNRAQQSQDVRKVYYLSMEFLIGRTLSNALLALGLYDDISKALDEMGLDLEDLIDEENDPGLGNGGLGRLAACFLDSLATLGLPGGGYGIRYEYGMFAQKIVNGQQAESPDYWLEYGNPWEFQRYSTRYKVRFGGRLQHEGSKTRWLETEEIVAVAYDQVIPGFDTDATNTLRLWGAQASNEINLGKFNQGDYFAAVEDKNHSENVSRVLYPDDSTYSGRELRLRQEYFLVSATVQDILKRHHRTHQTYDNLADKIAIHLNDTHPVLSIPELMRLLIDDHKFSWQKAWDTVSKVFSYTNHTLMSEALETWPVDMLGKILPRHLQIIFEINEYFLNDVEEKVPGDDDLKRRVSIIDENNGRRVRMAWLAVIASHKVNGVSALHSDLMVQSLFADFARLYPDRFLNMTNGVTPRRWLALANKPLSDLLDDAIGQHWRTDLSQLEELKQDIDYPSFLQALQKAKHDNKKRLAGYVADKLEIVIDPHSLFDVQIKRIHEYKRQLLNVLHVITRYNRIIDDPDAEVVPRTVIFAGKAASAYYAAKQIIHLINDVATVINNDPRTREKLKVVFIPNYSVSLAQLIIPAADLSEQISLAGTEASGTSNMKFALNGALTIGTLDGANVEILEHVGEDNIFIFGNTTPQVEALRSNGYNPHEYYDKDPELHRVLTQIATGIFSPGEPKRYHNLFDSLVNLGDHYQLLADYRSYVDTQDKVDELYLQKDEWARRTLLNIANMGYFSSDRTISEYAEKIWDISPVKL